A stretch of Halocalculus aciditolerans DNA encodes these proteins:
- a CDS encoding PRC-barrel domain-containing protein: protein MADILAENLSGKAVMGSDGTELGILYNITMDLKTGTLHDLLVEPNEEDTVKLNFPRDDDGLYHIPVGNVQAVKDYIVVSR from the coding sequence ATGGCCGATATCCTCGCCGAGAACCTCTCCGGAAAGGCCGTGATGGGGAGCGACGGCACCGAGCTCGGAATCCTCTACAACATCACGATGGACCTCAAGACCGGGACGCTCCACGACCTCCTCGTCGAGCCGAACGAGGAGGACACGGTGAAGCTCAACTTCCCCCGGGACGACGACGGCCTCTACCACATCCCCGTGGGGAACGTGCAGGCGGTGAAAGACTACATCGTCGTCTCCCGGTAG
- a CDS encoding NOB1 family endonuclease has translation MYVLDASAFIDEYEPNGPTASIPGVREELESAAQYRFDAREGQGMHVVVPDADAVTEVERAARVTGDLDELSDVDVRVLAAAVELDATLVTDDYAMQNVADELGLAVDVVAKSGISERRDWVFQCAGCGRTFDDKKDRCPICGSSLSRKNPS, from the coding sequence GTGTACGTTCTCGACGCGTCCGCGTTCATCGACGAGTACGAGCCCAACGGCCCGACCGCGAGCATTCCCGGCGTCCGCGAGGAGCTCGAATCCGCCGCGCAGTACCGCTTCGACGCCCGCGAGGGCCAGGGGATGCACGTCGTCGTGCCGGACGCGGACGCCGTCACCGAGGTGGAGCGAGCGGCGCGCGTCACCGGCGACCTCGACGAACTCTCCGACGTCGACGTCCGCGTGCTCGCCGCCGCCGTCGAACTCGACGCCACGCTCGTCACCGACGACTACGCGATGCAGAACGTCGCCGACGAACTCGGCCTCGCCGTCGACGTCGTCGCGAAATCCGGCATCAGCGAGCGCCGCGACTGGGTCTTCCAGTGCGCGGGCTGCGGGCGGACCTTCGACGACAAGAAAGACCGCTGTCCGATCTGCGGTTCGAGCCTCTCCCGGAAGAACCCGAGCTAG
- a CDS encoding CPBP family intramembrane glutamic endopeptidase — translation MTADESAREPAGEEASAGDRFAASAAFVAAGLGVALSATAWTPGLGAFDVGNAPGLVASVVALLAFAGRRYGSHDTRLSVVGGAGMAALALSALGGVLVPALGPGTEPAWVGPALPVGFVVGLAGVGLAVLDARGVPQAGVLRRGGLASAMLGVALVGLFVGSLAAAVARSLATAAGAGEATAYAVASAVSPLGFVVVAVGAVLVIGEDIRYFDVRAPTRREWLWTAGTFAGMVAVLLTLSTIEGWLGLSQASHDTLEFARGNPAVLLVLVPVSVLFIGPGEELLNRNVVQKHLYEAFSRPAAIVVASVFFASMHVFSYWTAGPAAVAVALVNLLAISLVLAYAYERTENVVVVALAHGGYNAVQFLYAYYTLTG, via the coding sequence ATGACCGCGGACGAATCGGCGCGCGAGCCAGCGGGAGAGGAGGCGTCGGCGGGTGACCGGTTCGCGGCGTCCGCGGCGTTCGTCGCCGCGGGACTGGGTGTCGCGCTCTCGGCGACGGCGTGGACGCCCGGTCTCGGCGCGTTCGACGTCGGGAACGCGCCGGGGCTCGTGGCGAGTGTCGTGGCGCTCCTCGCGTTCGCGGGGCGGCGGTACGGGAGCCACGATACGCGGCTCTCGGTCGTCGGCGGCGCGGGGATGGCGGCGCTCGCGCTGTCCGCGCTCGGCGGCGTGCTCGTGCCGGCGCTCGGGCCGGGGACGGAGCCGGCGTGGGTCGGCCCCGCGCTCCCCGTCGGGTTCGTCGTCGGCCTCGCCGGCGTCGGCCTCGCAGTGCTCGACGCCCGCGGCGTCCCGCAGGCCGGTGTATTGCGGCGCGGCGGGCTGGCGTCCGCGATGCTCGGCGTCGCGCTCGTCGGGCTGTTCGTCGGGTCGCTCGCCGCCGCCGTCGCCCGATCGCTCGCTACCGCCGCCGGGGCAGGTGAAGCCACGGCGTACGCGGTCGCGTCCGCCGTCAGCCCGCTCGGGTTCGTCGTCGTCGCCGTCGGCGCAGTGCTCGTCATCGGCGAGGACATTCGGTACTTCGACGTGCGCGCGCCGACGCGCCGCGAGTGGCTCTGGACCGCGGGCACGTTCGCCGGCATGGTCGCCGTCCTCCTCACGCTCTCCACGATAGAGGGCTGGCTCGGCCTCAGTCAGGCGAGCCACGACACCCTCGAGTTCGCGCGCGGGAACCCCGCCGTCCTCCTCGTCCTCGTCCCCGTCTCCGTCCTCTTCATCGGCCCCGGGGAAGAGCTCCTGAACCGGAACGTCGTCCAGAAACACCTCTACGAGGCGTTCAGCCGGCCGGCCGCGATCGTCGTCGCGTCCGTCTTCTTCGCGAGCATGCACGTCTTCTCCTACTGGACCGCCGGCCCCGCCGCCGTCGCCGTCGCCCTCGTGAACCTCCTCGCCATCTCCCTGGTCCTCGCCTACGCCTACGAACGCACCGAGAACGTCGTCGTCGTCGCGCTCGCCCACGGCGGCTACAACGCCGTCCAGTTCCTCTACGCCTACTACACGCTCACCGGCTAA
- a CDS encoding glucose-6-phosphate isomerase, producing MDLDVGNALAAVAEPGVPRDALERLDDRVAAAHERIERGVANGEFGYASLNLPETADTAAVETAADRIGDVDHVILVGIGGSALGAATLADALAGPDAAELHVLDNVDPAAVERTLDRIDLASAAVNVVSQSGTTAETLANFLVVRDAMADAGVDWTDRTVVTTGDAGNLRDLADAHDLPSVSVPDGVPGRFSVLSTVGLLPAALLGVDTDGLLAGASAAREKLGPSLFDSPAYAYGALAYALDVRGASMDVMMPYAEGLETFAEWFAQLWAESLGKDGLGQTPVRALGATDQHSQLQLYRAGPHDKLVTFVGVDDRPDVPIPSADLEGLDYLSGASLGGLLDAELDATEASLAAAGVPNLRVQLDAVDAESVGELLFSMEAACVLAGELYGVETFDQPAVEWGKEAARGLLRGDRTLDEGDSLEVE from the coding sequence ATGGACCTCGACGTCGGGAACGCGCTGGCGGCGGTGGCCGAGCCGGGCGTGCCGCGGGACGCGCTGGAGCGACTAGACGACCGCGTGGCGGCGGCGCACGAGCGCATCGAACGCGGCGTCGCGAACGGCGAGTTCGGGTACGCGTCGTTGAACCTGCCCGAGACGGCGGATACGGCGGCGGTCGAGACGGCCGCCGACCGAATCGGCGACGTCGACCACGTGATTCTCGTGGGAATCGGGGGGAGCGCGCTGGGGGCGGCGACGCTCGCGGACGCGCTCGCCGGGCCGGACGCCGCCGAGCTGCACGTGCTCGACAACGTCGACCCCGCGGCCGTGGAGCGAACGCTCGACCGCATCGACCTCGCGTCGGCGGCGGTGAACGTCGTCTCGCAGTCGGGGACGACGGCGGAGACGCTGGCGAACTTCCTCGTCGTCCGCGACGCGATGGCGGACGCGGGCGTCGACTGGACGGACCGCACGGTCGTGACGACGGGCGACGCGGGGAATCTCCGCGACCTCGCGGACGCCCACGACCTGCCGTCCGTGTCCGTCCCCGACGGCGTCCCCGGCCGGTTCTCCGTGCTCTCGACCGTGGGGCTCCTCCCGGCGGCGCTGCTCGGCGTCGACACCGACGGCCTGCTGGCCGGCGCGAGCGCAGCGCGAGAGAAACTGGGGCCGTCGCTCTTCGACTCGCCCGCCTACGCGTACGGCGCGCTCGCGTACGCGCTCGACGTCCGCGGCGCGTCGATGGACGTCATGATGCCGTACGCCGAGGGGTTGGAGACGTTCGCGGAGTGGTTCGCGCAGCTCTGGGCGGAGTCACTGGGGAAGGACGGCCTGGGGCAGACGCCGGTGCGGGCGCTGGGGGCGACGGACCAGCACAGCCAGCTCCAGCTCTACCGCGCCGGCCCGCACGATAAGCTCGTGACGTTCGTCGGCGTCGACGACCGGCCCGACGTTCCCATCCCGAGCGCGGACTTAGAGGGGCTCGACTACCTCTCGGGGGCGTCGCTCGGCGGGCTACTGGACGCGGAGTTGGACGCGACGGAGGCGAGTCTCGCGGCGGCGGGCGTGCCGAACCTCAGGGTCCAGCTCGACGCCGTCGACGCCGAATCCGTGGGTGAACTCCTCTTTTCGATGGAGGCGGCGTGCGTGCTCGCCGGGGAGCTCTACGGCGTGGAGACGTTCGATCAGCCCGCCGTCGAGTGGGGGAAGGAGGCGGCGCGCGGGCTGCTGCGCGGCGACCGCACGCTCGACGAAGGCGACTCGCTCGAAGTCGAATGA
- a CDS encoding DUF5812 family protein, producing the protein MTESEKSGTFVVRNADDASAVLADVTDAQVHTLSSNPGVAEGEIVEATISPDPPMNVTYSVVDVTERKTIPVEESEEPPTTQERDLAADQPEGELTTRERAGIGEIHVLTVPEGETENAVADVLDDEATVERAARLDVNRVEIRSEPGVVAVRYLP; encoded by the coding sequence ATGACTGAGTCCGAGAAGTCCGGGACGTTCGTCGTGCGGAACGCCGACGACGCGTCCGCCGTCCTCGCCGACGTCACCGACGCCCAGGTGCACACGCTCTCCTCGAACCCCGGCGTCGCCGAAGGCGAAATCGTCGAAGCCACCATCAGCCCCGACCCGCCGATGAACGTCACCTACAGCGTCGTCGACGTGACGGAGCGAAAGACCATCCCCGTCGAGGAGTCCGAAGAACCGCCGACGACGCAGGAACGCGACCTCGCCGCCGACCAGCCGGAGGGCGAACTCACCACGCGCGAACGCGCCGGCATCGGCGAAATCCACGTCCTCACCGTCCCCGAAGGCGAAACCGAGAACGCCGTCGCCGACGTCCTCGACGACGAGGCGACCGTCGAACGCGCCGCCCGCCTCGACGTGAACCGCGTCGAAATCCGCTCCGAACCCGGCGTCGTCGCCGTCCGCTACCTCCCCTGA
- a CDS encoding metal-dependent hydrolase: MATTHGLVGLAFAAGVAATTRDPAPVVLWTGLLGGVLPDLDLYWGHRKTLHFPVYYTATAALAGGLWTATAATGIETLSASTALLALAVLLGAAAVHSVMDAFGGGLELRPWEGTSDRAVYSHFHGRWLPPKRWIRYDGAPEDLGLAAVAAAPALLATTGVVRHAALLALCVSAGYVLVRKPMVRVTEWVVARTPDRVLGYVPERFVADLR; the protein is encoded by the coding sequence ATGGCGACGACGCACGGACTGGTGGGGTTGGCGTTCGCGGCCGGCGTCGCGGCGACGACCCGCGACCCCGCGCCCGTCGTGCTCTGGACCGGCCTTCTCGGCGGCGTCCTCCCCGACCTCGACCTCTACTGGGGCCACCGGAAGACCCTCCACTTCCCCGTCTACTACACCGCCACCGCCGCGCTCGCCGGCGGACTCTGGACCGCCACCGCGGCGACCGGGATAGAGACGCTCTCCGCGAGCACCGCGCTCCTCGCGCTCGCCGTCCTCCTCGGCGCGGCCGCCGTTCACTCGGTCATGGACGCGTTCGGCGGCGGCCTCGAACTCCGCCCGTGGGAAGGCACGAGCGACCGCGCCGTCTACAGCCACTTCCACGGCCGCTGGCTCCCCCCGAAACGCTGGATTCGCTACGACGGCGCGCCCGAAGACCTCGGCCTCGCCGCCGTCGCCGCCGCCCCCGCCCTCCTCGCCACCACCGGCGTCGTCCGACACGCCGCGCTCCTCGCGCTCTGCGTCTCCGCCGGCTACGTCCTCGTCAGAAAACCGATGGTTCGCGTGACCGAGTGGGTCGTCGCCCGCACGCCCGACCGCGTCCTCGGCTACGTCCCCGAGCGATTCGTCGCCGACCTCCGATAG
- a CDS encoding inorganic phosphate transporter, translated as MVSLGGLAVLVVAAVASLFMAWAIGAGSSGSTPFAPAVGANAISVMRAGFIVGVLGLAGAVLQGANVSEAVGTELIYGVTLTPLAVVVALITAAGLVAIGVFAGYPIATAFTVTGAVVGTGLAMGGGPAWAKYQQIVSLWIAVPFVGGAIAYATARLLREVVDEAVAIPFLAGLVGALIANVEFVLLGPSDVSESLSTWVGVNTGLSPTVATAAVTAAAFLAAAGAVRWDVTRDEAAGQRHFLLVLGGLVAFSAGGSQVGLAVGPVLPLVGDSIPITYVLLGGGIGLLVGSWTGAPRMIKALAQDYSSLGPRRSIAALIPSFAIAQAAVFLGVPVSFNEIIVSAIIGSGYAAGGGGVSREKMVKTVAAWVGSLALAFGVSYGAFSALELLGLS; from the coding sequence ATGGTTTCCTTGGGGGGTCTCGCGGTGTTGGTCGTCGCGGCGGTGGCGAGTCTGTTTATGGCGTGGGCTATCGGCGCGGGGTCGTCGGGGTCGACGCCGTTCGCCCCGGCGGTCGGCGCGAACGCGATCAGCGTGATGCGCGCGGGGTTCATCGTCGGCGTGCTCGGCCTCGCGGGCGCGGTTCTCCAGGGCGCGAACGTCTCGGAGGCGGTCGGGACGGAGCTCATCTACGGGGTGACGTTGACGCCGCTGGCGGTCGTCGTCGCGCTCATCACGGCCGCGGGGCTGGTGGCGATTGGCGTGTTCGCGGGCTACCCGATCGCGACGGCGTTCACGGTGACGGGCGCGGTCGTCGGCACGGGGCTGGCGATGGGGGGCGGGCCGGCGTGGGCGAAGTACCAGCAGATCGTGAGCCTCTGGATCGCCGTGCCGTTCGTCGGCGGCGCAATCGCGTACGCGACGGCGCGCCTCCTCCGCGAAGTCGTCGACGAAGCCGTCGCCATCCCGTTTCTCGCTGGTCTCGTCGGCGCGCTCATCGCGAACGTGGAGTTCGTGCTGCTCGGGCCGTCGGACGTCTCGGAGAGCCTGTCGACGTGGGTCGGCGTGAACACCGGGCTGTCGCCGACGGTCGCGACGGCCGCCGTCACGGCCGCGGCGTTCCTCGCCGCGGCGGGCGCGGTCCGGTGGGACGTCACGCGCGACGAGGCGGCGGGGCAGCGCCACTTCCTCCTCGTGCTCGGCGGCCTCGTCGCGTTCTCCGCGGGCGGGAGTCAGGTCGGGCTCGCCGTCGGCCCCGTCCTCCCGCTCGTCGGCGACTCCATCCCCATCACGTACGTCCTGCTCGGCGGCGGCATCGGGCTGCTCGTGGGGTCGTGGACGGGCGCGCCGCGGATGATTAAGGCGCTCGCGCAGGACTACTCCAGCCTCGGACCTCGGCGGTCGATTGCGGCGCTCATCCCGAGTTTCGCCATCGCGCAGGCCGCCGTCTTCCTCGGCGTCCCCGTCTCCTTCAACGAGATCATCGTGTCCGCGATCATCGGGAGCGGGTACGCCGCGGGCGGCGGGGGCGTGAGCCGGGAGAAGATGGTGAAGACCGTCGCCGCCTGGGTGGGGTCGCTCGCGCTCGCGTTCGGTGTCAGCTACGGCGCGTTCAGCGCGCTCGAACTCCTCGGGCTGTCGTAG
- a CDS encoding DUF5828 family protein, with protein MQESVAGFKERGTWTDVVEFGERLVYALREEGVESDALEAFDEWRPKAHERLEEEVSEKTAEQASVAEGKGEEKGKAPEDDLQTAGERLSESYEKLEDDDTGGAVKKWQDSIDYVARAADTLGRKALRKVESTVYENVMTQVAPYYFDNELVSANLQFVRSQGEFEFEVNVNDDELKDAVRERLYDYEEGVNRWHVDIEKETETAEAVEGVEPPESRTDAKSTTN; from the coding sequence ATGCAGGAGAGCGTCGCCGGGTTCAAAGAACGAGGGACGTGGACGGACGTCGTCGAGTTCGGTGAGCGCCTCGTCTACGCGCTCCGCGAGGAGGGCGTCGAGTCAGATGCACTGGAAGCGTTCGACGAGTGGCGGCCGAAAGCCCACGAGCGCTTAGAGGAGGAGGTGTCGGAGAAGACGGCGGAGCAGGCGAGCGTCGCCGAAGGGAAGGGCGAGGAGAAAGGGAAAGCGCCCGAGGACGACCTCCAGACGGCGGGCGAGCGCCTCTCTGAGTCCTACGAGAAGCTGGAGGACGACGACACGGGCGGGGCGGTGAAGAAGTGGCAGGACTCCATCGATTACGTGGCGCGAGCGGCGGACACGCTCGGGCGGAAGGCGCTCCGGAAGGTGGAGAGCACCGTCTACGAGAACGTGATGACGCAGGTCGCGCCGTACTACTTCGACAACGAGCTCGTCTCCGCGAACCTCCAGTTCGTGCGGTCGCAGGGCGAGTTCGAGTTCGAGGTGAACGTGAACGACGACGAGCTGAAGGACGCGGTGCGCGAGCGCCTCTACGACTACGAGGAGGGGGTGAACCGCTGGCACGTCGACATCGAGAAGGAGACGGAGACGGCGGAGGCGGTAGAGGGCGTCGAGCCGCCGGAGTCGCGGACGGACGCGAAGTCGACGACGAACTAG
- a CDS encoding cupin domain-containing protein: MGYHTIDPADLEPTPDRPCDQRSITDAAGLENFALNVYTADPGESIPLAYHVHDEQEEAFYVVSGTLTVETPDGEFDVDEGEIFVAEPQSPHFAFVPEDAHGPAKAVAVGAPNVDDVAPYDPEE, encoded by the coding sequence ATGGGATACCACACGATCGACCCGGCCGACCTCGAACCCACTCCCGACCGCCCCTGCGACCAGCGCTCCATCACTGACGCCGCCGGCCTCGAGAACTTCGCGCTCAACGTCTACACCGCCGACCCCGGCGAGTCCATCCCCCTCGCCTACCACGTCCACGACGAGCAAGAGGAGGCCTTCTACGTCGTCTCCGGCACGCTCACCGTCGAGACACCGGACGGCGAGTTCGACGTCGACGAAGGCGAAATCTTCGTCGCCGAACCGCAGAGCCCGCACTTCGCGTTCGTCCCCGAAGACGCGCACGGACCCGCGAAAGCCGTCGCCGTCGGCGCGCCGAACGTCGACGACGTCGCCCCCTACGACCCCGAGGAGTGA
- a CDS encoding carbon starvation CstA family protein, with protein sequence MVAVIWLVLAVLVVFSAGYLGYSKYLSQFVELDESAETPAHKYEDGQEYVPAKKPVLLGHHYSSIAGGAPIVGPITAAVIWGWLPAILWIAIGNPLLGAAHDFLSLSGSLRHEGKSIGYIIGEYVGDDGKNMLLWFAFLTIILVVAVFAFVVALVFQQYPSAATASILYIALAIVFGVYLYQLDLPFIPGTVVFVALVFVSVFVGLEYPIQLTQQQWIPIVLLYSLIASVLPVWTLLQPRDYLSSFLLYAGVGGALVAIIVGTVMSTSSEALVTNMPAFTSFGGNAELGAMSPLFPMLFVTIACGTISGFHSLVSSGTTSKQLNKETDARLIGYGGMLGEGLLAVVALSAVAVVGVTASDATGGVGLALPKFAEGGGIFLSSLGIPTSFGAPFMALVMVSFLLTSTDTALRLGRYMFEEIIGTPETQVEKVGANRYANSTFQCIIAYVLIASGTWTPLWQLFGSANQLLAALALLTATVWLANWDKSKQLISTGVPMALMTVVTICALIYLEFYQNLYLGLIMGQSSTAAWSLILQIVIGTALIILALALVRKGYANIQEARRGRNVAADGGTEE encoded by the coding sequence ATGGTCGCAGTGATCTGGCTGGTACTCGCCGTGCTCGTCGTGTTCAGCGCGGGCTACCTGGGGTACTCGAAATACCTCTCGCAGTTCGTCGAGCTCGACGAATCGGCGGAGACACCAGCGCACAAGTACGAAGACGGTCAGGAGTACGTTCCGGCGAAGAAGCCGGTGCTCCTAGGGCATCACTATTCGAGCATCGCGGGCGGCGCACCCATCGTCGGTCCCATCACCGCGGCAGTCATCTGGGGGTGGCTGCCGGCGATTCTCTGGATCGCGATCGGGAACCCGCTCCTCGGCGCGGCGCACGACTTCCTCTCGCTCAGCGGGAGTCTGCGCCACGAGGGGAAGTCCATCGGGTACATCATCGGCGAATACGTCGGCGACGACGGGAAGAACATGCTGTTGTGGTTCGCGTTCCTCACCATCATCCTCGTCGTCGCCGTGTTCGCGTTCGTCGTCGCGCTCGTCTTCCAGCAGTATCCGAGCGCCGCGACCGCGAGCATCCTCTACATCGCGCTCGCCATCGTCTTCGGCGTCTACCTCTACCAGCTCGACCTCCCGTTCATCCCGGGAACCGTCGTCTTCGTCGCGCTGGTCTTCGTGAGCGTCTTCGTCGGGTTGGAGTACCCGATTCAGCTCACCCAGCAGCAGTGGATTCCCATCGTCTTGCTGTACTCGCTCATCGCGAGCGTCCTCCCGGTCTGGACGCTCCTCCAGCCGCGTGACTACCTCTCCTCGTTCCTGCTGTACGCGGGGGTCGGCGGCGCGCTCGTCGCCATCATCGTCGGCACGGTGATGTCGACGTCGAGCGAGGCGCTCGTCACGAACATGCCGGCGTTCACGTCCTTCGGCGGGAACGCGGAGCTCGGCGCGATGAGCCCGCTCTTCCCGATGCTCTTCGTGACCATCGCCTGCGGGACCATCAGCGGCTTCCACTCGCTCGTCTCCTCGGGGACGACGTCGAAGCAGCTGAACAAGGAGACGGACGCTCGTCTCATCGGCTACGGCGGGATGCTCGGCGAGGGCCTGCTCGCCGTCGTCGCGCTCTCCGCCGTCGCGGTCGTCGGTGTCACCGCGAGTGACGCGACGGGCGGCGTCGGCCTCGCTCTGCCGAAGTTCGCGGAGGGCGGCGGCATCTTCCTCAGCAGCCTCGGCATCCCGACGAGCTTCGGTGCGCCCTTCATGGCGCTCGTGATGGTGAGCTTCCTGCTCACTTCCACGGACACCGCGCTCCGCCTCGGCCGCTACATGTTCGAGGAGATCATCGGCACGCCGGAGACGCAGGTGGAGAAGGTCGGCGCGAACCGGTACGCGAACAGCACGTTCCAGTGCATCATCGCCTACGTCCTCATCGCGTCCGGCACGTGGACGCCGCTCTGGCAGCTCTTCGGCAGCGCGAACCAGCTCCTCGCCGCGCTCGCGCTCCTCACCGCGACCGTCTGGCTCGCGAACTGGGACAAGAGCAAACAGCTCATCAGCACGGGCGTGCCGATGGCGTTGATGACCGTCGTCACCATCTGCGCGCTCATCTACCTGGAGTTCTATCAGAACCTCTACCTCGGCCTCATCATGGGGCAGTCGAGCACCGCGGCGTGGTCGCTCATCCTGCAGATCGTCATCGGGACGGCGCTCATCATCCTCGCGCTCGCGCTCGTCCGGAAGGGGTACGCGAACATTCAGGAAGCCCGTCGCGGACGGAACGTCGCCGCTGACGGCGGCACGGAAGAGTAG
- a CDS encoding ArsA family ATPase produces MAEFTFFGGKGGVGKTTVSSAYGVKCANAGRKTLIVSTDPAHSTSDVFDQQFGDDPSEVAGYENLWAMEIDPEEAVEEHLMDIRRQMAKQVSQVVVNEIDAQIEMAHNTPGAYEAALFDRVIEVMRDESEAFDRVVFDTSPTGGTLRLLSLPEFLGGWIDRLIEKREKSLDLYEKAAIGDMKPRKTVDDDPIIARLNERKETFEFAGDVLREDATFYLVLNPDELSVAETRRSIDQLGGFDLDVAGVVVNKVTPEPDPEEDGKGARYLRTVCERERERIREVEDEFPVPVVARIEERTSEVKGDLLRDVAAELGIDVAADASAPN; encoded by the coding sequence ATGGCCGAGTTCACGTTCTTCGGCGGGAAAGGCGGCGTAGGGAAGACGACGGTGTCGAGCGCGTACGGCGTGAAGTGCGCGAACGCGGGGCGGAAGACGCTCATCGTGTCGACGGACCCGGCGCACTCGACGTCGGACGTTTTCGACCAGCAGTTCGGCGACGACCCGAGCGAGGTCGCGGGGTACGAGAATCTCTGGGCGATGGAGATCGACCCGGAAGAGGCGGTAGAAGAACACCTGATGGATATCCGCCGGCAGATGGCGAAGCAGGTGAGTCAGGTGGTGGTGAACGAGATCGACGCGCAGATCGAGATGGCGCACAACACGCCGGGGGCGTACGAGGCGGCGCTGTTCGACCGCGTCATCGAAGTGATGCGGGACGAATCGGAAGCGTTCGACCGCGTGGTCTTCGACACGTCGCCGACGGGCGGGACGCTGCGCTTGCTCTCGCTGCCGGAGTTCCTGGGCGGGTGGATCGACCGCCTCATCGAGAAGCGCGAGAAGAGCCTCGACCTCTACGAGAAGGCGGCTATCGGCGACATGAAGCCGCGGAAGACGGTCGACGACGACCCGATCATCGCGCGGTTGAACGAGCGGAAGGAGACGTTCGAGTTCGCGGGCGACGTGCTCCGGGAGGACGCGACGTTCTACCTCGTCCTGAATCCGGACGAGCTCTCGGTGGCGGAGACGCGGCGGTCCATCGATCAGCTCGGCGGCTTCGACCTCGACGTCGCGGGCGTGGTGGTGAACAAGGTCACGCCCGAGCCCGACCCGGAGGAGGACGGGAAGGGGGCGCGTTACCTGCGGACGGTGTGTGAGCGCGAGCGCGAGCGCATCCGGGAGGTCGAAGACGAGTTCCCGGTGCCGGTGGTCGCGCGCATCGAGGAGCGGACGAGCGAGGTGAAGGGCGACCTGCTCCGCGACGTCGCGGCGGAGCTCGGTATCGACGTCGCGGCGGACGCGTCCGCACCGAACTAG
- a CDS encoding SRPBCC family protein — protein sequence MRTVEVSRFVAAPPAAVGNAVTAESLVAFEGTFSVRDVEEREGEWLVAASARGLDASFRVTETDAGWRVEQAGGAGPFETLTTEVSWRAENEGARVTATSTVSLGLPIAAVTDRIAAWKRRGELERFLDALADAV from the coding sequence GTGCGCACCGTCGAAGTCTCCCGGTTCGTCGCCGCGCCGCCGGCGGCGGTGGGGAACGCCGTCACGGCCGAGTCGCTCGTCGCGTTCGAGGGGACGTTCTCCGTCCGAGACGTGGAGGAGCGGGAGGGCGAGTGGCTGGTCGCGGCGAGCGCGCGCGGCCTCGACGCGTCGTTTCGCGTGACGGAGACCGACGCGGGGTGGCGCGTGGAGCAGGCGGGCGGGGCGGGGCCGTTCGAGACGCTGACGACCGAGGTGTCGTGGCGAGCGGAGAACGAGGGCGCGCGGGTGACGGCGACGTCGACGGTGTCGCTCGGCCTCCCGATCGCCGCCGTCACGGACCGCATCGCGGCGTGGAAGCGCCGCGGGGAGCTGGAGCGGTTCCTCGACGCGCTCGCGGACGCGGTCTGA
- the upp gene encoding uracil phosphoribosyltransferase: protein MPIEDRDDAYVLTHALAKDTLSRIRDKNTEQVGFRKGLVKLGRICGYEIIDGAMETEYVAIETPLEETTGERVKGLDDVVIINVLRAATPFVEGLLKAFPRAKQGVISAGRDEEAGMNDDGEFPITVDYVKLPEITEDDTVIIADPMLATGSTMCTVLDHVLDDQPSPEDLFVLSAVSAPAGLLRVADEFPQADLLTVSIDDYLNDDGFIIPGLGDAGDRAFRTQ from the coding sequence ATGCCCATCGAGGACCGAGACGACGCGTACGTCCTCACGCACGCGCTCGCCAAGGACACGCTCTCCCGAATCCGCGATAAGAACACCGAACAGGTCGGCTTCCGCAAAGGCCTCGTCAAACTCGGCCGCATCTGCGGCTACGAAATCATCGACGGCGCGATGGAGACCGAATACGTCGCCATCGAAACCCCGCTCGAAGAGACCACCGGCGAGCGCGTCAAAGGCCTCGACGACGTCGTCATCATCAACGTCCTGCGCGCCGCCACCCCCTTCGTCGAAGGCCTCCTCAAAGCCTTCCCGCGCGCCAAACAGGGCGTCATCTCCGCCGGTCGCGACGAAGAAGCCGGCATGAACGACGACGGCGAGTTCCCCATCACCGTCGACTACGTCAAACTCCCCGAAATCACCGAAGACGACACCGTCATCATCGCCGACCCCATGCTCGCCACCGGCTCCACCATGTGCACCGTCCTCGACCACGTCCTCGACGACCAACCCAGCCCCGAGGACCTCTTCGTCCTCTCCGCCGTCTCCGCTCCTGCTGGCCTCCTCCGCGTCGCCGACGAATTCCCCCAAGCCGACCTCCTCACCGTCTCCATCGACGACTACCTCAACGACGACGGCTTCATCATCCCCGGCCTCGGCGACGCCGGCGACCGCGCCTTCCGCACCCAGTAA
- a CDS encoding DUF7569 family protein, translated as MTDTDPCDDCGDPTANALARTIRLSVDGSAIDTQRLCPDCFATWIQEYREYMQPERPEPTTTIDDDIIVD; from the coding sequence ATGACCGACACCGACCCCTGCGACGACTGCGGCGACCCGACGGCCAACGCCCTCGCCCGCACCATCCGCCTCTCCGTCGACGGCTCCGCCATCGACACCCAACGCCTCTGCCCCGACTGCTTCGCCACCTGGATCCAGGAATACCGAGAGTACATGCAACCCGAACGCCCCGAACCGACGACGACCATCGACGACGACATCATCGTCGACTGA